In one Thermanaerovibrio velox DSM 12556 genomic region, the following are encoded:
- a CDS encoding 4Fe-4S binding protein produces MPVRRVIKIDRDKCDGCGLCVSACHEGAIGLVDGKAELLSDSYCDGLGDCIGECPRGAISFEEREALPYDEEEVKARKGDLAGGSLSGSLPCGCPGTMARALGGGERPSKAPDATGPSLLRNWPVQLRLVPANAPYLKGGKVLLASDCSAAAVRDFQGRLLQDRVCLMACPKLDDTSTYVEKLAEIISGGVRDIRVAIMEVPCCSGLARIAREAAEAARADLTMEIVTLSVEGEVISSKTLEYRFAK; encoded by the coding sequence ATGCCGGTAAGACGGGTGATAAAGATCGACAGGGATAAGTGCGACGGCTGCGGCCTTTGCGTCTCCGCCTGCCACGAGGGGGCCATAGGTCTGGTGGACGGGAAGGCGGAGCTTTTGAGCGACTCCTACTGCGACGGCCTTGGGGACTGCATCGGGGAGTGCCCCAGGGGGGCCATAAGCTTCGAGGAGCGGGAGGCCCTGCCCTATGACGAGGAGGAGGTTAAGGCCAGGAAGGGGGATCTGGCTGGGGGCAGCCTTTCCGGCAGCCTGCCCTGCGGGTGTCCCGGCACCATGGCCAGGGCCCTTGGGGGAGGTGAAAGGCCCTCGAAGGCCCCGGATGCCACGGGACCCAGCCTTCTTAGGAACTGGCCGGTGCAGCTCCGGCTGGTACCCGCGAACGCCCCTTACCTTAAGGGGGGCAAGGTGCTGCTGGCCTCGGACTGCTCCGCCGCGGCGGTCAGGGACTTTCAAGGCCGGCTGCTCCAGGACCGGGTGTGCCTCATGGCCTGTCCAAAGCTGGACGACACCTCCACCTACGTGGAGAAGCTGGCGGAGATCATAAGCGGAGGGGTAAGGGACATTCGGGTGGCCATCATGGAGGTTCCGTGCTGCTCCGGCCTTGCGAGGATCGCCAGGGAAGCGGCGGAGGCGGCAAGGGCAGACCTCACGATGGAGATCGTCACCCTTTCCGTGGAGGGGGAGGTCATCAGCTCCAAGACGCTGGAATATCGCTTTGCCAAGTAG
- the hcp gene encoding hydroxylamine reductase encodes MFCYQCEQAAQGKGCSVMGVCGKDPKTSDLQDMLIKVLCDVGSLAHEKSIRDREADLFVIEGLFTTVTNVDFDPDRVESFIRRGFAIRRRLAGEAVPEEWREEEGLDQEGLALRGSRLGPKADVSRYGETLGGLKWLVIYGLKGTAAYADHAHILGVEDQEVFAFFHRGLHRVSREDITVDQMLSLALEVGEVNLKVMEMLDKANTGAYGDPVPTKVRITPVKGKAILVSGHDLKDLYELLKQTEGKGINIYTHGEMLPAHGYPKLKAFKHLAGNYGGAWQDQQREFDQFPGSILMTTNCIQRPLDSYKDRIFTTGLVAWPGVAHVDRKDFSPVIEAALKAKGFEEDGEDKEILVGFGHASTLGAAPKVIELVKSRKIKHFFLIGGCDGAKSGRNYYTDFATLAPKDTVILTLACGKYRFNKLEFGDIEGIPRLLDMGQCNDAYSAIKVALALAEAFQTDVNSLPLSLILSWYEQKAVCILLTLLHLGIKDIRLGPSLPAFISPEALQVLVNNFNIKPIGASAREDLEAILGRSI; translated from the coding sequence ATGTTCTGCTATCAGTGTGAGCAGGCGGCGCAGGGGAAGGGCTGTTCGGTCATGGGGGTGTGCGGGAAGGACCCAAAGACGTCGGACCTTCAGGACATGCTGATCAAGGTCCTGTGCGACGTGGGCTCCTTGGCTCACGAGAAGTCCATCAGGGACCGGGAGGCGGACCTTTTCGTCATAGAGGGGCTTTTCACCACCGTTACCAACGTGGACTTCGACCCGGACCGGGTGGAGTCCTTCATAAGGCGGGGTTTCGCCATCCGCCGCAGGCTTGCGGGGGAGGCGGTGCCGGAGGAGTGGCGGGAGGAGGAGGGGCTGGATCAGGAGGGCCTGGCCCTCAGGGGATCTCGCCTGGGCCCCAAGGCGGACGTGTCCCGCTACGGCGAGACCCTAGGGGGGCTCAAGTGGCTGGTCATATACGGCCTTAAGGGCACCGCGGCCTACGCGGACCACGCCCACATCCTTGGGGTGGAGGACCAGGAGGTGTTCGCCTTCTTCCATCGGGGGCTGCACCGGGTGTCCAGGGAGGACATAACGGTGGATCAGATGCTCTCCCTGGCCCTGGAGGTGGGTGAGGTGAACCTGAAGGTCATGGAGATGCTGGACAAGGCAAACACCGGCGCCTACGGGGACCCGGTCCCCACCAAGGTCCGCATAACCCCGGTGAAGGGGAAGGCCATCCTGGTATCGGGACACGACCTCAAGGACCTGTACGAGCTGCTGAAACAGACCGAGGGAAAGGGGATCAACATCTACACCCACGGGGAGATGCTCCCCGCCCATGGGTACCCCAAGCTCAAGGCCTTCAAACACCTGGCGGGGAACTACGGCGGGGCTTGGCAGGACCAGCAGAGGGAGTTCGACCAGTTCCCGGGCTCCATACTCATGACCACCAACTGCATCCAGCGTCCCCTTGACTCCTACAAGGACCGGATCTTCACCACCGGGCTCGTGGCCTGGCCGGGGGTCGCCCACGTGGACCGCAAGGACTTCTCCCCTGTCATAGAGGCGGCCCTCAAGGCCAAGGGCTTCGAGGAGGACGGGGAGGACAAGGAGATCCTGGTTGGCTTCGGACACGCCTCCACCCTAGGGGCGGCTCCAAAGGTCATAGAGCTGGTGAAATCCCGCAAGATAAAGCACTTCTTCCTCATCGGCGGCTGCGACGGGGCAAAGAGCGGTAGGAACTACTACACCGACTTCGCCACCCTGGCCCCCAAGGACACGGTGATCCTCACCCTGGCCTGCGGAAAGTACCGGTTCAACAAGCTGGAGTTCGGGGACATCGAGGGCATACCAAGGCTCCTGGACATGGGGCAGTGCAACGACGCCTACTCCGCCATAAAGGTGGCCCTGGCCCTGGCGGAGGCCTTCCAGACCGACGTGAACTCCCTGCCCTTGTCCCTCATCCTCTCCTGGTACGAGCAGAAGGCGGTGTGCATACTGCTCACCCTGCTGCACCTGGGGATAAAGGACATAAGGCTTGGGCCCTCCCTTCCGGCCTTCATCTCCCCGGAGGCCCTCCAGGTGCTGGTCAACAACTTCAACATAAAGCCCATAGGGGCAAGCGCAAGGGAGGACCTGGAGGCCATCCTGGGGCGCTCCATCTGA
- a CDS encoding sensor histidine kinase produces MSNQSFLELVLDRQGNVKRVIWDPEGIIRDSNFLSSMGMDPKVWLEAAEECYSRHKAVQRTFLRGRNLPSLRFRFRPTAKGEIIATGTMIPSRNRETPGIPLEGAVMGWAHDLNNLFTIMTQAIDLMENKALSGKDIDGEIKRIRRGALKARNITEWIVRLLKGSSLFESIPFAATLVLEEMADMLAASMRGVCLKLKVAPECHRAILFGVPEDLGRVVFNLSINASQAIRDSKARYGTVSITCSTSYSRRGKVLRLEIADDGPGMEAHQIKRILYDGSPNPRGHGIGISVVKDLVRQLGGSIDATSSIGQGTRFFLDLPVMKEIGHQEPLERKGSERIGLMIPKKHAKLYGSFLSAWGYRVFEIPSRDHLEHYWDELDLLIAWHEDMGTPMDTAGRLITFGDEGSGADFIVPVTRNDLGLMLQCLDQPRIIPEGSAPMGDR; encoded by the coding sequence ATGTCGAACCAATCCTTTCTTGAGCTTGTTCTTGACCGGCAGGGCAATGTTAAGAGGGTGATTTGGGATCCCGAGGGTATCATCAGGGATTCCAACTTCCTGTCCTCCATGGGTATGGACCCCAAGGTGTGGCTCGAGGCGGCGGAGGAGTGCTATTCAAGGCACAAGGCGGTGCAGCGAACCTTTCTGAGGGGGCGCAACTTACCGTCCCTCCGCTTCCGGTTCAGGCCCACGGCAAAGGGCGAGATCATAGCCACGGGAACGATGATCCCCTCAAGGAACAGGGAAACCCCCGGTATCCCCCTGGAGGGGGCGGTGATGGGCTGGGCCCACGACCTGAACAACCTGTTCACCATAATGACCCAGGCCATCGACCTCATGGAGAACAAGGCCCTGTCTGGCAAGGACATCGATGGGGAGATAAAGCGGATAAGGCGCGGGGCCCTGAAGGCCCGGAACATAACCGAGTGGATCGTCCGACTGCTCAAGGGCTCCAGCCTGTTCGAGTCCATCCCGTTCGCCGCCACCCTGGTGCTGGAGGAGATGGCGGACATGCTCGCCGCCTCCATGAGGGGGGTATGCCTAAAGCTCAAGGTGGCCCCTGAATGCCACAGGGCGATCCTTTTCGGGGTTCCCGAGGACCTGGGGCGGGTGGTGTTCAACTTAAGCATTAACGCCTCCCAGGCCATAAGGGACTCCAAAGCCCGTTACGGAACGGTGAGCATCACCTGCTCCACGAGTTACTCCAGGCGGGGAAAGGTCCTGCGGCTTGAGATCGCCGACGACGGACCCGGCATGGAGGCTCATCAGATAAAGCGGATCCTCTACGACGGGTCCCCCAATCCCAGGGGGCACGGCATAGGCATCTCGGTGGTCAAGGACCTGGTGCGTCAGCTGGGGGGCTCCATAGATGCGACCTCCAGCATCGGCCAGGGCACCAGGTTCTTCCTGGACCTGCCCGTAATGAAGGAGATCGGGCACCAGGAACCCTTGGAGCGCAAGGGTTCCGAGAGGATAGGGCTCATGATCCCGAAGAAACACGCCAAGCTCTACGGCAGTTTTCTCTCCGCCTGGGGCTACCGAGTCTTCGAGATCCCCTCTCGGGATCATCTGGAGCACTACTGGGACGAGCTAGACCTGCTTATAGCCTGGCATGAGGACATGGGGACCCCGATGGATACCGCCGGAAGGCTCATAACCTTTGGCGACGAGGGGTCGGGGGCGGACTTCATAGTTCCCGTGACGAGAAACGACCTGGGGCTTATGCTCCAGTGCCTGGACCAGCCCCGGATCATCCCAGAGGGGTCCGCCCCGATGGGGGACCGGTAA